CACGCCGCATCCCGGGCTGGCTGCCATCAAGTATGTCTACCGATACCTGCACGCCGCGCCCGCGGATCTGAAACAGGGAAAGATCCGCGTGAAAAACTGGTTCCATTTCCTGAACCCGAAGGACTATGCGGCGGGCGAGTGGAGCGTGTCGGCTTCGGGCAGGACAATCGCCAAGGGCGCGCTGCCGGCGCTCGATATCGAGCCGGGCGAGGAGAAAGAGTTCACGCTGCCGTTGCCGCAGATCGAGGCGGAGCCGGGGGCCGAATACTGGCTGAACTTGAGTTTCAGGCTCAAGGCGGCCACGCGCTGGGCGCCCGCCGGGCATGAAATCGCTTGGGAGCAGTTCGCTCTCCCTGTCGAAACGAAGCCCGCGCCGCAGGCCGATTTCAGCAAAGCGCCAAAGCTCGAGATCGGGCGGAAGGGAGCGCTGACCGTGCTGTCGAGCCCGGTGTTCCGGGCGGCGTTCGACCCTGCGGCGGGCACGCTGATCGATTACCGCTATCAGGGCGCGCTGCTGATGGAGCGCGGTCCGCTGCCGGACTTCTGGCGCGCGCCGACGGACAACGATCTGGGCGCGTGGAAGGCGCTGCGGGCGCGGATCGCCAACAATCCCGAGCAGAACTGGATGCTGTGGCGCGAGGCGGCGCCGCGCATGACGATCACGGACGCCCGCGTCGAGCGGATCGATGAACGCAGCGCGCGGATCCGCGTCAAAGCGGACCTGTACGGGATGGGCGGCGCTACGGCGGCGTGGACCCTGACCGTTTACGGCAGCGGCGATGTGATCGTCGAGATGTCGTATGCGCCGGGCGGCGAGAAGCGGGCGATGATGCCGCGCATGGGTAGCGAGCTTGTGCTGGCGCGCGGCTACGAAAACTGGGCGTGGTACGGCCGCGGACCCGCGGAGACTTACGTGGACCGGCAGTTCGAGCGGATCGGCGTCTACCGCAGCACCGTGGACAAGGAGTGGTTCGAGTACTCGCGCCCGCAGGAGAACGGCAACAGGACCGGCGTGCGGTGGACGGCGTTCACGAATGCGCAGGGCGCGGGGCTGCTCGCCGTAGGCGCGCCGGAGCTGTCTGTCGGCGCGCGGAAGTTCACCAGGGAGGACATGGAACGGGCGGCCTACACGTTCCAGATGCAGGCGCAGGGGCCGGTGTATGTGAACCTCGATCTGAAGCAGATGGGCGTCGGCGGCATTGACAGCTGGTCGGAGAACGCGCTGCCGATGCCGCCGTACCGGATCGACAGCGGGCAGGCGATGACGTACCGTTACCGGCTCGCGCCGGTGGCGGGACCGTACGACCGCAAGACAAGGGAGGCATTCTGAGACATGTTGAAGTTCACCCGCCGCGAGGCGCTGCGGGCGGCTGTGCCGGCTGCCGCGCTGCTGACGGCATGCAAATCCACTGACCGAGGAGTGAAAGGATCCGTGACACAGCAGGAATTCGGCAAGATGCCCAACGGCGAGAGCGTGCAGCTTTTCACGCTGAAGAATAAAAACGGGGTCGAGATTTCGATCACGAACTACGGCGGCATCATCGTGACGCTGAAGACGTTCGACGGCAAAGGGCTGCTGGCCGACGTCGCGCTCGGCTTCGACACGCTGGAGCGGTATCTGCAGCCGCATCCGTATTTCGGGGCGATCATCGGCCGCTACGGGAACCGGATCGGCAAGGCGCGCTTCACGCTGGACGGCGTGACGTACACGCTGGCGAAGAACAACGGCGAAAACTCGCTGCACGGCGGCAACGAAGGGTTCGACAAGAAGTTGTGGAAGGCGCGCGCCGAGCAGGGCGATGCCGCGCAGACGCTGGTGCTCGAGTATGCAAGCCCGGATGGAGAAGAAGGCTATCCGGGCACGCTGCGCACGGAGGTGCGTTACACGCTCGCCGACGACGACAGCCTGCGGATCGATTACCGCGCCACGACGGACAAGAAGACGGTGGTCAATCTGACGAATCACACGTATTTCAATCTGGCGGGGCAGGGAAACGGCGACATCCTGAATCACGAAATCGAAATCCGGGCCAGCCGTTTCACGCCCGTGGACGCGGGGCTGATTCCGACGGGCGAACTGCGGAGCGTCGAGGGAACGCCTTTTGATTTCCGCAAGCCGCACCGGATCGGGGAGCGGATCGATGCCGACGACGAGCAGATCCGGCTGGGCGGCGGCTACGATCACAATTTCGTGCTGGACCGAGAGGGCGGCGGGCTGTCGCTGGCGGCGCGCGTGGTGGAGCCGTCGACCGGACGCGCGCTGGAAGTGTGGACGACGGAGCCCGGCATGCAGTTCTATACCGGGAATTTCCTGGACGGCACGATCACGGGCAAGGGCGGGAAGGTGTATCCGCGGCGGTCGGGCTTCTGCCTGGAGACGCAGCATTTCCCCGATTCGCCAAATCAGCCGGCGTTTCCCTCGACTGTGCTCGAGCCGGGACAGGAGTACCGTTCCGCCACGGTGTGGAAGTTCATGGCCGTGGCGCCCCGGAAATAGGATCATCGCAGAGTCCGGTTCAGCTCCCCGGCGAGCAGAGCGGCGCGGCGCGCGAGTCCGGCGGCAGCCGAGAGGTCGCGCGCGCGCAGCTGCTGCGCCTGTTGCAGGAATGCGCGGATGCGGGCGGCGAGGTCAGCCTGTTCTCGGCTGAGGCGCCGCCCGCGGATGCGGTCGAGCACCTGGCTGGCGGCGGCGGAATCCCGGGCGAACTGCTGTTCGAGCCTGCGGGCGACTTCGCCGGGCAGGACCTCGCCGAGGCGGATTTCGGGGGCGGGCTCGGCGGGAACTTCCGGAGCGGTTTCTTCAGGCTCCGGTTTGGCGG
This DNA window, taken from Bryobacteraceae bacterium, encodes the following:
- the galM gene encoding aldose 1-epimerase; protein product: MLKFTRREALRAAVPAAALLTACKSTDRGVKGSVTQQEFGKMPNGESVQLFTLKNKNGVEISITNYGGIIVTLKTFDGKGLLADVALGFDTLERYLQPHPYFGAIIGRYGNRIGKARFTLDGVTYTLAKNNGENSLHGGNEGFDKKLWKARAEQGDAAQTLVLEYASPDGEEGYPGTLRTEVRYTLADDDSLRIDYRATTDKKTVVNLTNHTYFNLAGQGNGDILNHEIEIRASRFTPVDAGLIPTGELRSVEGTPFDFRKPHRIGERIDADDEQIRLGGGYDHNFVLDREGGGLSLAARVVEPSTGRALEVWTTEPGMQFYTGNFLDGTITGKGGKVYPRRSGFCLETQHFPDSPNQPAFPSTVLEPGQEYRSATVWKFMAVAPRK